AACGGCCGTCAATGTTCAGGCGATGGTGTTCGGTAATATGGGCGATAGTTCATCGACCGGAGTTGCTTTTACCCGTAATCCCGGAAATGGCGATAATCATTTCTACGGAGAATATTTGGTCAATGCCCAAGGCGAAGACGTTGTGGCAGGTATTCGTACACCCGCGCCTATTAACGGATATTCCAAAAGCGATCACAATAAAAATCTCAAAACTTTGGAAGAAACAAAACCCAAGGCCTATAAACAATTGGATGATATCCGCAAACGGCTAGAAAAGCATTATCACGATATGCAGGATATTGAGTTCACCATCGAAAATGATGAACTTTTCATGTTGCAATGCCGTTCCGGAAAACGTAACGGCCCGGCGGCCGTTAAGATGGCCATCGACATGGTGAAAGAAAAATTGATCACCAAAGAAGAAGCCGTTATGCGCGTGACTCCGTCGCAGTTAGACGAATTGCTTCATCCTATCATTGATCCGAATATTGAAAAAACAGCCAAGGCTTTAGCTAAAGGCCTTCCGGCCGGCCCGGGCGCTGCGGCAGGGCACATTGTGTTTACCGCCAATGACGCGGTCAATTGGGTGAAAAACGGAAAGAAAGTTATTTTAGTGCGTGCTGAAACAAATCCGGAAGACGTTGAAGGTATGCGCGCGGCCGAAGCTATTCTGACCGCCCGCGGCGGCATGACCTCTCACGCGGCTTTGGTTGCCCGCGGTTGGGGAAAATGCTGTATCGTCGGATGCTCTGATCTTGACATCGATGCTCACACGAAGACAATGAAAATCGGCAATGAAGTTCTTAACGAAGGCGATGTCATTACGCTTAACGGAACAAAAGGCCGTTTCTATAAAGGCCAGCTTCCTATGATCAATGCGGCGGAAGACAATAAGGAATTCAACGATTTTCTTAAGATCTGCGATACGGTGCGCACATTAAAAATTCGCACCAATGCCGATACCCCGGAAGATGCGGCTAAGGCGCGCGCGTTTGGCGCAGAAGGCATTGGACTTTTCCGTACCGAACATATGTTTTACGGCAAAGGTTCCGAAGAGGCTCTTTTTAAACTTCGCAAGATGATCGTTTCTAAAAGCCTTGATGAACGTCGTCGGGCTCTGGATGAATTATTTCCGCATGTGAAAAAGGATATTAAGGGAACCTTGGCAGCTATGGACGGATTTCCGGTCACCATTCGTTTATTGGATCCGCCATTGCATGAATTCGTTCCGCATAATCCTGACCAACTGCAGGGTTTGGCCACCAGCTTGAATATTTCTTTAGATGAGCTGGCAAAACGCGCTAATGCCTTGCATGAAACAAATCCCATGATGGGCCATCGCGGTGTCCGTTTAGGCATTACTTATCCGGAAGTTACCGAAATGCAAGTTCGCGCGATTTTAGAGGCGGCGGCAGAATTGATCAAGGAAGGTAAAAATATCATTCCGGAGATCATGATTCCCGTCACTTGTGATGTCAGCGAAGTGAAGCATCAACAAGAAATCGTGAAAACTGTTTACAAAGAAACATTGGCGAAATATAACATTAAGAAGATCTCCTATATGTTCGGAACGATGATCGAAATTCCGCGCGCGGCGCTTTTAGCCGACAAAATGGCGGAAGCGGCCGAGTTCTTTTCGTTCGGGACCAATGATCTCACGCAGATGACTTTTGGTTTTTCGCGTGATGATATAGGCGGTTTTCTTGGCGAGTATCTTGAAAAACGTATTTTACCCGAAGATCCATTCCAGTCCATTGATTTGGCTGGCGTTGGGCAACTCATAGAGTACGGCGTCCAAAGAGGGCGTTCGGTGAAAAAAGACCTCAAAGTCGGTATCTGCGGTGAACACGGCGGAGATCCTGCTTCCATTGATTTCTGTCATAAGGTTGGCATGACGTATGTCAGCTGTTCGCCTTACCGCGTTCCGATCGCTCGCTTAGCATCTGCGCAAGCGGTGGTTAACAATAGAAAGAAAAAATGACCGATTCCGTAAAGGCATATCTTAAAGACATCAGGCATATTCCGCTTTTGACGGCGAAAAGTGAGATCGAACTCGCCAAACGGATCAAGAAAGGCGAGGTGGAGGCTCGAAACGAGATGATCCGTTCGAACCTTCGCCTCGTCATTAGTATTGCCAAAAGGTATATGAATTTAGGTATCCCTTTTAACGATCTTATTGAAGAAGGAAATATCGGATTGATGCGCGCGGTGGATAAATTTGATCCCAGAAAAGGGTTTCGATTTTCCACGTACGCGGCCTGGTGGATCAAGCAGGGGATTTCCCGCTCCATTATTGATCAGGGAAAGATGATCCGCATTCCGGTTTATATGAATGAAGAAATATTCAAATGCAAAAAAGTGACCGAGGCGTTGACGCACAAATTAAAACGCAAGCCGCGCGCCGGGGAGATCGCTAAAAAACTTAAAGTGAGCGTTGATAAAGTGCGCGAACTTAATAACTGGATCACCAAGATGTCAAGCTTGGAGGCGCCCATCGGCGAAGACGGTGAAGGCCAAGTCAAAGATATGATCGAAGATGACAGCCTGGCCGCGCCCGATGAAGAGCTGGACGAATTTTTTAACAAAGAGCGCGCCGCGGATTTACTGAAGATGATGAGCGAACGCGAGCGAGAGATCCTGGAGATGAGATTCGGCATTACCGACGGGACAAGCCGTACCTTAGCCGAAATCGCCAAAAAAATGGGTGTTTCGCGCGAACGCATTCGGCAGGTGGAAGCCGCTGCCTTAAAAAAATTACGCAAAATCCTTAAACAACAAGAAAGGGTAAAGAAAATTGAAGAATAAAAAAAGAAATCAAACCTTTGCCTTGGTGGTGCCCCGATTTGAAGATATCTTTCATTCATTTTACGCCGGAGAGATCATTAAAGGCGTTGGCCTGGCCGCCAGCCGTCTTAAGGTCGACATCTTGATGCATATCACCGATCGTTTTGATCATCACGAGTGGATGGATTCAGCCATGATGGATGAAGATTATGTGGACGGGATTATTTTCGCGGATATCAATAATGATGTCACGATGTTGCGGCGGGTGATCAACAAGGGTATGCCGTATGTTGTCCTTAATAATACTTTCGTTGAGCCGATCAACTGTATTTCCATTGATAATAAAAAAGCCGCTATTCAGGTTGTGGAATATTTGATCCGCATGGGACATAAAAATATCGCGACCATTGCCGGAGACCTTTCGACGCAAGCCGGAAAACAGCGTTTGGAAGGATATAAGGAAGCCTTGACGCTTCACGGCATAAAGTTGATGGAAGAATATTTAACCACCGGAGATTTTTTAAGGACTCCCGCGCGCAAATCTGCCGAAAAACTCCTTAAGCTTAAAAACCGTCCCACCGCTATTTTTGCCGCCTCCGATGTTATGGCGCTGGAAGTTATCGATGAAGCCAGGGCGCAAAAGATCAAGGTCCCCGAAGAGCTTTCTGTGGTCGGTTTTGATGACAATCCGCTAAACGTCTATAGCCCTATCAAGCTGTCAACGGTGGCACAGCCTCTAGTCGAGATGGGCCGTTTGGGTGTTGAACAATTAGGCCAGATCATCGCCCGGACCGTTAAAATTCCCTTAAAGACAACTTTGGGAACTAAATTCATGGAGCGCGATTCGACCGCTGTTTTGCCAAACGCAGATTTTAATAAATAGCGAAAAATAAAAAGGGGAGGCCAATGCGTAAATCTGAACTTAAAAAATGCATTCGCGATATTCCTGATTTTCCCAAGCCCGGAATTATTTTTAAAGACATCACCACGCTTCTTCAAAACAAAGACGCCTTCAAAAAATCCATCGATCTGATGGCTAAACAGTTTAAGAATGAAAGCATTGATTGCGTGGTGGCGGTTGAATCCAGAGGATTTATTTTTGGAGCGGCTTTAGCGTATAAGCTAAAAACTGGTTTTGTCCCGGTGCGCAAAAAAGGAAAACTTCCCTTTAAAACAAAAAGCATGACGTATCAATTAGAATACGGCACAGATTCTTTGGAGATCCATGAAGATGCCGTTACGCCGCAATCAAAGGTTTTGGTTGTGGATGATCTTTTGGCGACCGGAGGAACGGTTAAAGCGGTCACGGATCTTTTAAAAGAGCAGGGCGCTCAAATTGTCGGCATCGCTTTTCTTGTTGAATTGGGTTTTTTAAAAGGCAAAGAGAAGCTAAAAGAATTTCCCATCTATTCTCTAATAAGGTTTTAATAGAAATTGAGCCGCAGGCATATATGCCTGCGGCTCAATTTCCCTAGTATCAAAAATCAAGGCTTCCCCCATTTATTATGTTGTCTAATTTTTCGTTTCACAAAAAATTATTTGTCCTATTAACAGCCGCTTTTCTGATAGCGGTTGTTTTTTTGCCGTACAGCTCCGTTTTAAAAAATGGACCTGTCCACTTAGGCGATGAGGCGCATTTGACGACGTTCACTTCTACCATCGAGAATAAGATCCTGGGAAACGATCTGTTCTTGCAGCACGCGGGCAGCCTTGCTTTGCACAGCGCGATTGTTCTTTTGATATTCTTTTTTCTTTTGCGTTGTCTGAAGCTTCCGATCGGCGCGGCGACGATAGCGGCTTTGCTATTTGGGCTTCACCCTATTCATGTAGAACCGGTAGCTTGGGCTACCGGCCGCAAAGATATTTTGTATTCCTTATTTTATTTAGCCGGACTGTATTCGTACTGGCGGTATTTGGAAACAAGAAAACGATCGCTTTACGCGTGGACGATCGTTTTTTGTGTTTTAGGCATGTTCTCGAGCCCAATGGCGTTCAGTTTTCCGTTTATTTTGCTTTTATGCGATTGGCTGTTCGGGCGAAAGATGACGCGAGATGTTCTATTTGAGAAAATTCCGTATTTTCTTTTTGCTATTTTTGTTTTTGGGATAACGCGTTCCTTTAAATTCTTTGTCCTATCAGAAGCGGGGAACTTAACTGAGATCGTTCTCGTTTGGGTTTGGGCTCTGGTATCTCATCTTCGCCATTTCTTTTTTTCGTATCTTTTTGTTCCGGTTTATCCCGCACCGCAACCAATTTCACTGTTT
The nucleotide sequence above comes from Candidatus Omnitrophota bacterium. Encoded proteins:
- a CDS encoding adenine phosphoribosyltransferase gives rise to the protein MRKSELKKCIRDIPDFPKPGIIFKDITTLLQNKDAFKKSIDLMAKQFKNESIDCVVAVESRGFIFGAALAYKLKTGFVPVRKKGKLPFKTKSMTYQLEYGTDSLEIHEDAVTPQSKVLVVDDLLATGGTVKAVTDLLKEQGAQIVGIAFLVELGFLKGKEKLKEFPIYSLIRF
- the ppdK gene encoding pyruvate, phosphate dikinase — encoded protein: MAKKYVYFFGGGKAEGKADMKNLLGGKGANLAEMAGHKDLKLPVPPGFTLSTDVCTHYYANKRKYPTTLNAEVLAALKRVEQVLKKKFGDVNDPLLVSVRSGARKSMPGMMETVLNVGLTEKTIVGLVKKTKNERFVYDAYRRLITMYSDVVMEKAAGIEPAEGKGVRQQLEHILEATKKQRGAKTDSDLTADDLKKLCVQYKAKIKEVLKKEFPEDPFEQLWGGIGAVFASWNGKRAISYRRIEGIPDEWGTAVNVQAMVFGNMGDSSSTGVAFTRNPGNGDNHFYGEYLVNAQGEDVVAGIRTPAPINGYSKSDHNKNLKTLEETKPKAYKQLDDIRKRLEKHYHDMQDIEFTIENDELFMLQCRSGKRNGPAAVKMAIDMVKEKLITKEEAVMRVTPSQLDELLHPIIDPNIEKTAKALAKGLPAGPGAAAGHIVFTANDAVNWVKNGKKVILVRAETNPEDVEGMRAAEAILTARGGMTSHAALVARGWGKCCIVGCSDLDIDAHTKTMKIGNEVLNEGDVITLNGTKGRFYKGQLPMINAAEDNKEFNDFLKICDTVRTLKIRTNADTPEDAAKARAFGAEGIGLFRTEHMFYGKGSEEALFKLRKMIVSKSLDERRRALDELFPHVKKDIKGTLAAMDGFPVTIRLLDPPLHEFVPHNPDQLQGLATSLNISLDELAKRANALHETNPMMGHRGVRLGITYPEVTEMQVRAILEAAAELIKEGKNIIPEIMIPVTCDVSEVKHQQEIVKTVYKETLAKYNIKKISYMFGTMIEIPRAALLADKMAEAAEFFSFGTNDLTQMTFGFSRDDIGGFLGEYLEKRILPEDPFQSIDLAGVGQLIEYGVQRGRSVKKDLKVGICGEHGGDPASIDFCHKVGMTYVSCSPYRVPIARLASAQAVVNNRKKK
- a CDS encoding substrate-binding domain-containing protein, translated to MKNKKRNQTFALVVPRFEDIFHSFYAGEIIKGVGLAASRLKVDILMHITDRFDHHEWMDSAMMDEDYVDGIIFADINNDVTMLRRVINKGMPYVVLNNTFVEPINCISIDNKKAAIQVVEYLIRMGHKNIATIAGDLSTQAGKQRLEGYKEALTLHGIKLMEEYLTTGDFLRTPARKSAEKLLKLKNRPTAIFAASDVMALEVIDEARAQKIKVPEELSVVGFDDNPLNVYSPIKLSTVAQPLVEMGRLGVEQLGQIIARTVKIPLKTTLGTKFMERDSTAVLPNADFNK
- a CDS encoding RNA polymerase sigma factor RpoD/SigA, translated to MTDSVKAYLKDIRHIPLLTAKSEIELAKRIKKGEVEARNEMIRSNLRLVISIAKRYMNLGIPFNDLIEEGNIGLMRAVDKFDPRKGFRFSTYAAWWIKQGISRSIIDQGKMIRIPVYMNEEIFKCKKVTEALTHKLKRKPRAGEIAKKLKVSVDKVRELNNWITKMSSLEAPIGEDGEGQVKDMIEDDSLAAPDEELDEFFNKERAADLLKMMSEREREILEMRFGITDGTSRTLAEIAKKMGVSRERIRQVEAAALKKLRKILKQQERVKKIEE